A single region of the Ancylobacter novellus DSM 506 genome encodes:
- a CDS encoding GlxA family transcriptional regulator: protein MARHRSGTRTIGIVALPGVQMLDVAGPLDVFAEANVQARVAAYMTRVVALQAGPLASSSGLRVLPDLTIADVRPGTFDTLLVAGAPHLAEVAVNPVLSAWLGEQAPTARRFGSVCSGALPLAESGLLEGRRVTTHWAVADTLAKLFPGIRVEVDALHVRDGPVRTAAGVTAGLDLALALVEEDLGRDIAKRVASQLVMFFKRPGGQLQFSRRGEANPAGRSALQEIQRWVSANPGEEHGLAALAARAGLSPRHFARLFRAEIGVTPAIWVETVRVEAARRLLEAGERPKQVAAASGFADVDTFRRAFQRQLGMTPAEYRRLHAGRASPPGRMAGVA, encoded by the coding sequence ATGGCGAGACATCGATCGGGGACCCGGACCATCGGCATCGTGGCCTTGCCCGGCGTGCAGATGCTCGATGTCGCTGGTCCGCTCGATGTCTTTGCCGAAGCGAACGTGCAGGCGCGTGTGGCGGCCTATATGACGCGAGTCGTCGCCCTGCAGGCCGGTCCGCTGGCGAGCTCCTCCGGACTGCGTGTGCTTCCGGACCTGACCATCGCCGATGTCCGCCCGGGCACGTTCGACACGCTTCTCGTCGCGGGGGCGCCGCATCTGGCCGAAGTCGCCGTAAATCCCGTGCTGTCGGCCTGGCTGGGCGAGCAGGCGCCGACGGCGCGTCGCTTCGGCTCGGTATGCAGCGGCGCCCTGCCCCTGGCCGAGAGCGGCCTGCTAGAGGGACGCCGGGTCACCACCCACTGGGCGGTGGCCGACACTCTGGCGAAGCTCTTCCCCGGGATACGCGTCGAGGTCGACGCGCTGCATGTGCGCGACGGGCCGGTGCGGACGGCGGCCGGCGTCACCGCCGGGCTCGATCTGGCGCTAGCCCTCGTGGAGGAGGATCTCGGGCGGGACATCGCCAAGAGGGTCGCCTCCCAGCTCGTCATGTTCTTCAAGCGGCCGGGCGGACAGCTGCAATTCAGCCGGCGCGGCGAAGCCAACCCTGCCGGACGCTCCGCGCTGCAGGAGATCCAGCGCTGGGTCTCCGCCAATCCCGGCGAGGAACACGGCCTGGCCGCGCTCGCTGCGCGGGCGGGCCTCAGTCCGCGCCATTTCGCGCGGCTGTTCCGCGCGGAGATCGGGGTGACCCCGGCGATCTGGGTCGAGACGGTCCGTGTCGAAGCGGCACGGCGCCTGCTGGAGGCGGGCGAACGTCCCAAGCAGGTCGCGGCCGCCAGCGGCTTCGCCGACGTCGATACGTTCCGGCGCGCCTTCCAGCGCCAGCTGGGCATGACACCTGCCGAGTACCGGCGCCTTCATGCAGGCCGGGCCTCGCCTCCGGGCAGGATGGCAGGAGTGGCCTGA
- a CDS encoding HD domain-containing protein: MTIHASAAIPDSRLARQATELVRDTASELIFNHSSRVYLFGALAGTHRNLTFDRELLYVGAMFHDLGLTTAYSSPHERFEVDGANAARDFLTQHGIAPADVETVWTAIALHTTPGIPKHMHPVVALVTAGVEMDVLGLTYDQYSDLEREAVVHAFPRTPQFKEDIIQAFYDGIRHKSETTFGNVKADVLADKDPHFHRGNFCSVIRASHWHG; this comes from the coding sequence ATGACGATCCATGCATCGGCCGCGATCCCCGACAGCCGACTGGCCCGGCAGGCGACGGAGCTCGTACGCGACACCGCGTCCGAGCTCATCTTCAACCATTCCAGCCGCGTCTATCTGTTCGGAGCGCTGGCGGGCACCCACCGCAACCTGACATTCGACCGCGAGCTTCTCTATGTCGGCGCCATGTTCCACGATCTCGGCCTGACGACGGCCTACAGCTCTCCTCATGAGCGCTTCGAGGTCGACGGTGCCAATGCCGCCCGCGACTTCCTCACGCAGCACGGCATCGCCCCGGCCGACGTCGAGACGGTGTGGACCGCCATCGCGCTGCACACCACACCCGGCATTCCCAAGCATATGCATCCGGTGGTGGCGCTGGTGACGGCAGGCGTCGAGATGGACGTGCTGGGCCTGACTTATGATCAGTATTCGGATCTGGAGCGCGAGGCGGTCGTGCACGCCTTTCCGCGGACGCCGCAGTTCAAGGAAGACATCATCCAGGCCTTCTACGACGGCATTCGGCACAAGTCGGAGACCACCTTCGGCAACGTGAAGGCGGATGTTCTGGCCGACAAGGACCCGCATTTCCACCGCGGCAATTTCTGCAGCGTGATCCGCGCCTCGCACTGGCACGGCTGA
- a CDS encoding alpha/beta fold hydrolase, with protein MTPDGYTYLDPVDFPKLFAPDLPEEQAKFEVRSQVLAKKEVFTTPLTVAAWKMKPTWGIVAGNDQIINPDLECFYCDRAKAPFIVIEGASHSVYESHAARVAEVIAEAARKVEEKAP; from the coding sequence GTGACGCCGGACGGCTACACCTATCTCGATCCCGTCGACTTTCCGAAGCTGTTCGCGCCGGACCTTCCCGAGGAACAGGCGAAGTTCGAGGTACGCTCCCAGGTTCTGGCAAAGAAGGAAGTGTTCACGACACCCCTGACCGTCGCGGCCTGGAAGATGAAACCCACCTGGGGCATCGTCGCGGGCAATGACCAGATCATCAATCCCGATCTCGAGTGCTTCTATTGCGACCGGGCCAAGGCACCGTTCATCGTCATCGAAGGTGCCAGCCACTCGGTCTATGAGTCCCATGCGGCTCGCGTCGCAGAGGTCATCGCGGAGGCGGCGCGCAAGGTGGAAGAGAAGGCTCCCTGA
- a CDS encoding ABC transporter ATP-binding protein: protein MADVLVLEAIRKSYAIGTPVETEVLHGIDLSVRAGEFVALIGPSGSGKSTLLNIIGLLDRPTSGRLLINGGDTTELGDAERTRLRGHAIGFVFQHHYLISAFTALENVMMPMLVDRGRVDGQMEGRADELLEWVGLGRWRNNRATNMSGGQQQRVAVARALVMDPTLVLADEPTGNLDSASAEGVFELMRRINAERGTTFLIVTHNLSLARRCDRIIEVVDGRIGAGRLDALDRPGKPAH from the coding sequence GTGGCTGACGTGCTGGTTCTGGAGGCGATCAGGAAATCCTATGCCATCGGCACGCCGGTCGAAACCGAGGTGCTGCACGGCATCGACCTTTCCGTGCGGGCCGGCGAGTTCGTGGCGTTGATCGGGCCATCCGGGTCCGGAAAGAGTACGCTTCTCAACATCATCGGCCTCCTCGACAGGCCAACCTCCGGTCGACTGCTCATCAACGGTGGCGATACGACCGAACTCGGCGATGCCGAGCGCACGAGGCTGCGCGGTCATGCCATCGGCTTCGTGTTTCAGCACCATTATCTGATCTCCGCCTTCACGGCGCTCGAGAACGTGATGATGCCGATGCTGGTCGACCGGGGGCGCGTCGATGGGCAGATGGAAGGCCGGGCCGACGAGCTTCTCGAATGGGTAGGCCTCGGCAGATGGCGAAACAACCGCGCCACCAACATGTCCGGAGGCCAGCAGCAGCGCGTTGCCGTGGCGCGTGCACTCGTCATGGATCCCACGCTGGTGCTGGCCGACGAACCCACGGGAAATCTCGACAGCGCCTCCGCCGAGGGTGTGTTCGAGCTGATGCGCCGCATCAATGCCGAACGCGGCACGACCTTCCTCATCGTCACGCACAACCTCTCGCTGGCACGCCGATGCGACCGCATTATCGAGGTCGTCGATGGCCGCATCGGCGCTGGACGCCTGGACGCGCTCGATCGGCCCGGGAAGCCAGCCCACTGA
- a CDS encoding autotransporter outer membrane beta-barrel domain-containing protein: MEGDGNAAALRRSLGGVFSGFDVTFDERWRLGFAGGYTRSSLHVDDRTSTGAVDNYHLGLYGGGQLGMIGLRSGIAQTWHDVAMDRAIAFSSGELCCASTFGDSVKADYRGRTMQAFGEVGVGYSAGRTIIEPFANAAYVNVHTDGFTESGGAAALAVNGHSSDAVFTTLGTRVTITHVLADSATISTYGMFGWQHAFGDITPAMTMAFASGGSGFNIGGNPLARNAALVEAGMNVRLSPTATIDLSYIGQLSDRETDHAIRGNLIWRF; this comes from the coding sequence ATGGAGGGCGACGGAAATGCCGCCGCCTTAAGGCGCTCCCTCGGCGGCGTCTTCAGCGGCTTCGACGTCACCTTTGACGAACGATGGCGGCTTGGATTTGCCGGCGGCTACACGCGCTCATCGCTGCACGTCGACGACCGGACATCGACGGGTGCCGTCGACAATTATCACTTAGGTCTCTATGGCGGCGGCCAACTCGGCATGATCGGTTTGCGGTCCGGCATCGCCCAGACATGGCACGATGTCGCGATGGATCGCGCGATCGCGTTCTCGTCTGGGGAATTGTGCTGCGCCTCCACCTTCGGCGATTCCGTGAAAGCCGATTATCGCGGACGGACGATGCAGGCGTTCGGCGAGGTCGGCGTTGGCTATTCTGCGGGCCGCACCATTATCGAGCCGTTTGCGAACGCGGCCTATGTAAACGTCCACACCGATGGCTTTACGGAGAGCGGCGGCGCGGCGGCGCTCGCTGTGAACGGACATTCGAGCGATGCGGTCTTCACGACCTTGGGTACACGGGTCACAATCACTCATGTGCTCGCCGATAGTGCGACGATCAGCACTTATGGCATGTTCGGCTGGCAACACGCCTTCGGCGACATTACGCCGGCCATGACCATGGCCTTTGCCTCCGGCGGTTCTGGATTTAACATTGGCGGCAACCCGCTCGCACGGAACGCGGCACTCGTCGAAGCGGGTATGAACGTGCGCCTCAGCCCGACTGCGACCATCGACCTCTCTTACATCGGCCAGCTCTCGGATCGGGAGACTGATCACGCGATCAGGGGAAATCTGATCTGGCGCTTCTAA
- a CDS encoding beta strand repeat-containing protein, with protein MAHRLLSRRLILSSSMLASAVIGYGRRAYAACVPAGGSSFICSGASTGQSISAANADVSTLPGFSVTTASSNALSITGSGDLFYTDTNFSPLTAVAGNGLNMSTNVVAPGSITIHTNGVINTRNYGIRARNIGTGALSITADGDITSAGTTTLSRGISAINFGTDLSVVTGAGVSVTGARYGILGRNYGTGSTTVTVNGDVTASGTTGIDTAIVARGNAGVTLTTATGTTVSGQENGLFLQSSGNGSLNITVNGDVTGTNDDGIYARTGAGGSIAVTVASTSQVTSTGIGADDFAIDTSALGIVNGATNLTVAGTLNGGAGGAVRFHRSSALADRLELHPTAVINGTVFAGPGSDTLALGGIGAGNFDVSQIGPAAQYQDFEVFEKVGASAWTLIGTNASITDWTVNAGVLSVQGMMPNTAFTVDGGTLALGATGDISSVNLNGAASVFDISGTTAGASITSLSGVAGSSVTLGSQTLTLSGAAGTFGGVLAGSGGLTLDGGTETLTGTSTYTGATNINGGTLALASTGSIANSGGVKLNGAASVFDISGTTAGASITSLSGVAGSSVTLGSQTLTLSGAAGTFGGVLAGSGGLTLDGGTETLTGTSTYTGATNINGGTLALASTGSIANSGGVNLNGAASVFNISGTTAGASITSLSGVAGSSVTLGSQTLTLSGAAGTFGGVLAGSGGLTLNGGTETLTGTSTYTGATNINAGTLLVDGSIASSSGVTVNSGGTVGGTGTLPSTAINGGVLSPGTPIGVLNVQGILSFTPTSTYQVSISPSASGRTDVTGTAALSGTALVIAYPGSYPKNSTYTILTAAGGVNGTFSDLSWASDFLCACLSYDANNVYLNITSTGLTFADVGRTANQVATGAAVELLDTGNPIYDVIVLGSAEQARAAFDLLSGEIYASGFGMMLDDSRYVRDAVFGRLRQTYGSGAGSPPTALTGSAAVVNGAADNASSTGLTSTMPPVQKDSVNTTWAQAVGTWGHGGRRKCRRLKALPRRRLQRLRRHL; from the coding sequence ATGGCCCATCGGTTATTGTCCCGTCGCCTGATCCTTTCGTCCTCGATGCTCGCGAGCGCGGTGATCGGCTATGGCCGGCGCGCTTATGCTGCCTGCGTCCCTGCCGGCGGATCGAGCTTCATATGCTCCGGCGCTAGCACGGGCCAGTCGATCTCCGCCGCCAACGCCGATGTCTCCACGCTGCCCGGCTTTAGCGTCACGACCGCCTCATCGAATGCCCTGTCAATAACCGGGTCCGGCGACCTATTCTATACCGACACGAATTTCTCTCCCCTTACTGCGGTTGCCGGAAACGGGCTGAACATGTCGACGAATGTCGTCGCCCCGGGCAGCATCACAATCCACACCAACGGCGTCATCAACACCCGCAACTACGGCATTCGCGCCCGAAACATCGGTACCGGAGCGTTGTCGATCACGGCCGATGGCGACATCACCAGCGCCGGCACGACCACGCTGTCGCGTGGGATCTCCGCTATCAATTTCGGTACGGACCTCAGCGTGGTGACGGGGGCGGGGGTCAGTGTGACCGGCGCGCGATACGGCATATTGGGCCGTAACTACGGGACCGGATCAACAACTGTGACAGTCAATGGGGATGTCACTGCCAGCGGCACGACCGGCATCGATACAGCTATCGTTGCGCGCGGCAATGCGGGCGTCACACTGACGACGGCCACGGGTACGACCGTCAGCGGTCAAGAGAACGGCCTCTTCTTACAAAGCAGCGGCAACGGCAGTCTAAACATCACCGTCAATGGCGACGTCACTGGTACCAACGATGACGGCATATATGCCAGGACCGGTGCCGGCGGCTCAATCGCGGTTACGGTGGCGTCCACGAGTCAGGTGACATCCACCGGAATCGGAGCCGACGATTTTGCCATCGATACGTCGGCCCTTGGCATCGTCAACGGAGCTACCAATCTGACGGTCGCCGGCACGCTGAACGGTGGTGCAGGCGGCGCGGTTCGCTTCCATCGATCGTCGGCGCTAGCCGACCGGCTGGAATTGCATCCGACCGCTGTCATCAACGGCACCGTGTTCGCCGGACCTGGCAGCGATACGTTGGCCCTGGGCGGGATCGGCGCCGGGAATTTCGATGTCTCGCAGATCGGCCCGGCTGCGCAGTATCAGGATTTCGAGGTGTTCGAGAAGGTCGGCGCCAGCGCATGGACCCTGATCGGCACCAACGCAAGCATCACCGATTGGACCGTGAACGCCGGCGTGCTGTCGGTTCAGGGAATGATGCCGAACACTGCCTTCACGGTGGATGGCGGCACGCTGGCGCTGGGCGCCACCGGCGATATCTCGAGCGTCAACCTGAACGGCGCCGCCAGCGTCTTCGACATCTCCGGCACTACCGCCGGCGCAAGCATCACGTCGCTGTCCGGCGTGGCCGGCAGTTCGGTCACGCTCGGCAGCCAGACCCTGACGCTGTCGGGTGCCGCCGGGACCTTCGGCGGCGTGCTCGCCGGCAGCGGCGGACTGACGCTCGACGGCGGCACCGAAACGCTGACCGGGACCAGTACCTACACGGGCGCAACCAACATCAATGGCGGCACGCTCGCTCTGGCGAGCACCGGCAGCATCGCGAACTCCGGCGGCGTCAAGTTGAACGGCGCCGCCAGCGTCTTCGACATCTCCGGCACTACCGCCGGCGCAAGCATCACGTCGCTTTCCGGCGTGGCCGGCAGTTCGGTCACGCTCGGCAGCCAGACCCTGACGCTGTCGGGTGCCGCCGGGACCTTTGGCGGCGTGCTCGCCGGCAGCGGCGGACTGACGCTCGACGGCGGCACCGAAACGCTGACCGGGACCAGCACCTACACGGGCGCAACCAACATCAATGGCGGCACGCTCGCTCTGGCGAGCACCGGCAGCATCGCGAACTCCGGCGGCGTCAACCTGAACGGCGCCGCCAGCGTCTTCAACATCTCCGGCACTACCGCCGGCGCAAGCATCACGTCGCTGTCCGGCGTGGCCGGCAGTTCGGTCACGCTCGGCAGCCAGACCCTGACGCTGTCGGGTGCCGCCGGGACCTTCGGCGGCGTGCTCGCCGGCAGCGGCGGACTGACGCTCAACGGCGGTACCGAAACGCTGACCGGGACCAGCACCTACACGGGCGCAACCAACATCAATGCCGGAACTTTGCTCGTGGATGGTTCAATTGCATCCTCGAGCGGCGTTACGGTCAACAGCGGCGGCACGGTGGGCGGCACCGGGACGTTGCCAAGTACGGCGATCAATGGTGGCGTGCTCTCTCCCGGCACTCCAATCGGGGTACTTAACGTTCAGGGCATACTCAGTTTCACGCCCACCTCCACGTACCAGGTGAGCATTTCGCCCAGTGCCAGCGGCCGTACCGACGTTACCGGTACCGCCGCGCTCAGCGGCACCGCGCTCGTTATTGCCTACCCCGGCAGTTATCCGAAAAACTCGACCTATACCATCCTCACCGCTGCCGGGGGGGTGAACGGAACATTTTCGGACTTGAGCTGGGCATCCGACTTCCTCTGTGCGTGTCTCAGCTACGATGCGAACAATGTGTACCTGAATATCACCAGCACCGGGCTGACATTCGCGGACGTCGGCCGAACTGCCAATCAGGTCGCGACGGGGGCCGCCGTCGAATTGCTCGATACGGGCAATCCCATCTATGACGTGATCGTTCTCGGCAGCGCAGAACAGGCTCGCGCCGCATTCGACCTGCTATCGGGAGAAATCTACGCCAGCGGCTTCGGCATGATGCTCGACGACTCGCGCTACGTCCGCGACGCCGTGTTCGGCCGCCTGCGGCAGACCTATGGCAGCGGCGCCGGTTCACCGCCGACCGCCCTCACGGGCAGCGCGGCGGTGGTGAATGGAGCTGCGGACAATGCGTCGTCAACAGGCTTAACGTCCACCATGCCCCCCGTCCAAAAGGATTCTGTCAATACGACGTGGGCCCAGGCGGTCGGCACCTGGGGACATGGAGGGCGACGGAAATGCCGCCGCCTTAAGGCGCTCCCTCGGCGGCGTCTTCAGCGGCTTCGACGTCACCTTTGA
- a CDS encoding TIGR03032 family protein, with protein sequence MIDLPADQPGTDSTVQRGNRGADAVKYSMSPGLPAFLGSERIAIAVSSYQSGKLYLIGQNVNGGLLVHERFFDKAMGICVADRDTILLATLFQIVRFQNVLERDQSINDLHDACYVPRELFTVGELDIHDIGQARDGSIVFVNTLYNCLATTSRRHSFTPLWKPPFISRIVKEDRCHLNGLAMEAGVPRYVTAVSQSDTVDAWRDRRATGGIVIDVQSGAVIAGGLSMPHSPRMYRGRLWLLNSGTGELGWIENHLSAHDARFRVLAFCPGFVRGLAFHGRYAFVGLSKPRYERFEGLALDRRLAEADSEPWCGLQIIDLDTGACLHWFRIDGSVVELYDVGVVPDLVRPMALGFTTDEILNLITHDPIETDGDLNP encoded by the coding sequence GTGATCGACCTGCCCGCCGATCAACCAGGCACAGACTCTACGGTGCAGAGGGGGAACCGCGGCGCCGACGCCGTCAAGTATTCGATGTCGCCTGGTCTACCGGCCTTTCTTGGATCGGAGCGCATCGCGATCGCGGTTTCGTCCTATCAATCAGGAAAACTCTATTTGATTGGGCAGAACGTCAATGGCGGCCTTCTTGTGCATGAGCGTTTTTTTGACAAGGCGATGGGAATCTGTGTAGCGGACCGAGACACCATCCTGCTCGCCACGCTATTCCAGATCGTCCGGTTCCAGAACGTGCTCGAGCGCGATCAATCAATCAACGATCTGCATGATGCCTGCTATGTGCCGCGTGAACTGTTCACCGTCGGCGAACTTGACATCCACGACATCGGCCAAGCGCGGGATGGTAGCATCGTCTTCGTCAATACGCTCTATAACTGTCTCGCAACAACATCCCGGCGGCACAGCTTCACGCCTCTGTGGAAGCCTCCATTCATTTCTAGGATCGTTAAAGAGGACCGGTGCCATCTCAACGGGCTGGCCATGGAAGCGGGCGTGCCGCGCTATGTGACGGCGGTGAGCCAATCCGACACCGTCGACGCTTGGCGCGATCGCCGCGCCACTGGCGGCATTGTCATCGATGTACAGTCCGGTGCCGTCATTGCCGGCGGGCTCTCCATGCCCCACTCTCCGCGTATGTATCGCGGTCGATTGTGGTTGCTCAATTCTGGAACCGGCGAACTTGGTTGGATCGAAAATCACCTCTCCGCGCATGATGCCCGATTTCGGGTGCTTGCATTCTGCCCGGGTTTCGTGCGCGGACTCGCATTTCACGGCCGATACGCATTCGTTGGTTTGTCAAAACCCCGCTACGAGCGTTTCGAAGGACTGGCCCTCGACCGCAGGCTCGCCGAAGCCGATTCAGAGCCATGGTGCGGGCTGCAGATCATCGATCTCGATACGGGTGCGTGCCTTCATTGGTTCCGTATCGATGGATCCGTGGTGGAACTCTACGATGTCGGCGTGGTTCCAGATTTGGTGCGGCCGATGGCGCTTGGATTCACCACAGACGAGATTCTGAACCTTATTACTCATGATCCGATCGAGACCGACGGTGACCTGAACCCCTAA
- a CDS encoding ABC transporter permease, translating to MSRWLPFEWIAALRFLGEGRMQTAFILGGVTIGVGVIVFMSAMLAGLQANFIKRVITSQSQIQLLPPDEVARPLRDRPGVIEGAIVQKPTQRVLSIDQWQAIAAAMRARPDVLVVAPTVSGAALAVRGDAGRSISIIGMEPAQYFQIVRVPDYVVAGEVRLGTDDILVGTELAKNLGASVGDKIIVTTANGGRRVLTITGIFDFGSKGVNERFAYVALRTAQSLLKLIGGATSIDLTVSDIYAAEDIASDIEAIVPVKADSWITTNAQFFTAVGAQRTSNTIIRLFVGLSVAFGIAAVLVVSVIQRSKDIGILRAMGTSRGRVLRVFLIQGGVLGFVGSVLGSAFGAGALIIWHRLLRQVDGSELFPLLLEPSLFAASAALATLTGVLAALAPALRAARLDPVEAIRG from the coding sequence ATGAGCCGCTGGTTGCCCTTCGAATGGATCGCCGCCCTGCGCTTTCTCGGAGAGGGCCGGATGCAGACCGCCTTCATCCTCGGCGGGGTGACCATCGGCGTGGGCGTGATCGTGTTCATGTCGGCCATGCTGGCGGGGCTTCAGGCCAACTTCATCAAGCGGGTGATTACCTCCCAATCGCAGATCCAGCTCCTGCCGCCCGACGAGGTGGCACGGCCGCTCCGCGATCGGCCCGGCGTGATCGAAGGCGCGATCGTGCAGAAGCCGACCCAGCGCGTCCTTTCAATCGATCAATGGCAAGCCATCGCCGCCGCCATGCGCGCGCGACCGGACGTGTTGGTGGTCGCTCCAACCGTCTCGGGCGCGGCCCTCGCCGTCAGGGGCGATGCCGGTCGCAGCATCTCCATCATCGGCATGGAACCGGCGCAATATTTCCAGATCGTGCGGGTGCCTGACTACGTCGTGGCGGGCGAGGTACGGCTCGGAACGGATGATATCCTCGTCGGAACCGAGCTGGCCAAGAACCTCGGCGCCAGCGTGGGCGACAAGATCATCGTCACCACCGCGAACGGCGGGAGACGGGTGCTCACCATCACCGGCATTTTCGATTTCGGCAGCAAGGGGGTGAACGAGCGCTTCGCCTATGTGGCCCTGCGTACGGCGCAGAGCCTCCTCAAACTCATCGGCGGCGCCACAAGCATCGACCTCACCGTCAGCGACATCTACGCCGCCGAGGACATCGCAAGCGACATCGAGGCTATCGTCCCGGTCAAGGCGGACAGCTGGATAACCACCAACGCGCAATTCTTCACCGCGGTCGGCGCTCAGCGGACTTCCAACACCATCATCCGCCTCTTCGTGGGCCTCTCCGTCGCCTTCGGAATCGCGGCCGTACTGGTGGTGTCGGTAATCCAGCGTTCGAAGGACATCGGCATACTGCGCGCCATGGGGACGTCACGGGGCCGGGTGCTGAGGGTCTTCCTGATCCAGGGCGGCGTGCTCGGCTTCGTGGGTTCGGTCCTGGGGTCGGCGTTCGGGGCCGGAGCGCTCATCATCTGGCACCGCCTGTTGCGACAGGTCGATGGCTCGGAACTGTTCCCGCTGCTCCTGGAACCTAGCCTGTTCGCCGCCTCGGCGGCGCTCGCCACGCTGACCGGCGTGCTCGCGGCGCTCGCCCCTGCGCTCCGGGCGGCGCGGCTCGATCCGGTGGAGGCGATCCGTGGCTGA
- a CDS encoding SulP family inorganic anion transporter encodes MSFPKTYFREWFSNIRADVLAGIVVALALIPEAIGFSVIAGVDPKVGLFASFAIACVSAFVGGRPGMISAATAATAVVMVSLVRDHGLQYLFAATILMGVIQIVAGLLKLGRVMRFVSRSVITGFVNALAILIFMAQLPELVGVPVETYPMIAAGLAIIYLFPRLIRALPSPLVAIAVLTAFAWWSGMDLRTVGDLGELPSSLPVLALPQVPLTLETLQIILPYSLTLAAVGLLESLLTAQIVDDMTDTMSNKSQECVGQGAGNIVSALIGGMGGCAMIGQSVINVTSGGRGRLSTFVAGAFLLFLILVLDDLVRIIPMAALVAVMIMVSIGTFSWRSILDLRTNPRSSSLVMLATVVTVVTTHDLAIGVLVGVLLSGVFFAGKVSQLVSVGEIIDEPADRITFVVEGQIFFASSEVFLAGFDLDNPAREVVIDVTHAHFWDITAVGALDKAVLKFRKAGARVEVIGLNEASATMVDRFARHDKDVSASAALH; translated from the coding sequence ATGAGCTTTCCCAAGACCTATTTCCGTGAGTGGTTCTCCAATATCCGCGCCGACGTGCTCGCCGGCATCGTCGTCGCCCTCGCCCTGATCCCCGAAGCCATCGGCTTCTCGGTCATTGCCGGCGTCGACCCCAAGGTGGGGCTCTTCGCCTCCTTCGCCATCGCCTGCGTCTCCGCCTTCGTCGGCGGGCGGCCGGGCATGATCTCGGCGGCGACGGCGGCCACCGCCGTGGTGATGGTCAGCCTCGTGCGCGACCACGGCCTGCAATATCTCTTCGCCGCCACCATCCTGATGGGCGTCATCCAGATCGTCGCCGGCCTTCTGAAGCTCGGCCGGGTGATGCGCTTCGTCTCGCGCTCGGTCATCACCGGCTTCGTCAACGCGCTCGCCATCCTCATCTTCATGGCGCAGCTACCGGAGCTGGTCGGCGTGCCGGTCGAGACCTATCCGATGATCGCTGCGGGCCTCGCCATCATCTACCTGTTCCCGCGGCTGATCCGGGCGCTCCCTTCGCCGCTGGTCGCCATCGCCGTGCTCACCGCCTTCGCCTGGTGGAGCGGGATGGATCTGCGCACGGTCGGCGACCTCGGCGAGTTGCCCTCCAGCCTCCCGGTCCTCGCGCTGCCGCAGGTGCCGCTCACGCTGGAGACGCTGCAGATCATCCTGCCCTATTCGCTGACGCTTGCCGCCGTCGGCCTGCTGGAATCGCTGCTCACGGCGCAGATCGTCGACGACATGACCGACACGATGAGCAACAAGAGCCAGGAATGCGTCGGCCAGGGCGCCGGCAACATCGTCTCGGCGCTGATCGGCGGCATGGGCGGCTGCGCCATGATCGGCCAGTCGGTGATCAACGTGACGTCCGGCGGGCGCGGGCGGCTTTCCACCTTCGTCGCCGGCGCCTTCCTGCTGTTCCTGATCCTGGTGCTGGACGACCTCGTGCGCATCATCCCCATGGCCGCGCTGGTCGCGGTGATGATCATGGTGTCGATCGGCACCTTCTCCTGGCGCTCGATCCTCGATCTGCGCACCAACCCGCGCTCCTCCTCGCTGGTCATGCTGGCGACGGTGGTCACGGTGGTGACGACGCACGACCTCGCCATCGGCGTGCTGGTCGGCGTGCTGCTGTCGGGGGTGTTCTTCGCCGGCAAGGTCTCGCAGCTAGTCAGTGTGGGCGAGATCATCGACGAGCCGGCCGACCGGATCACCTTCGTCGTCGAGGGCCAGATATTCTTCGCCTCTTCCGAGGTGTTCCTCGCCGGCTTCGACCTCGACAACCCTGCGCGGGAGGTGGTGATCGACGTCACCCACGCGCATTTCTGGGACATCACCGCCGTCGGCGCGCTCGACAAGGCGGTGCTGAAGTTCCGCAAGGCGGGAGCGCGGGTCGAGGTGATCGGCCTCAACGAGGCGAGCGCCACCATGGTCGACCGCTTCGCCAGGCACGACAAGGATGTTTCTGCCTCCGCGGCCCTGCATTGA